From Rudanella lutea DSM 19387, a single genomic window includes:
- a CDS encoding TonB-dependent receptor codes for MMFFYPTRPGLLGRILTLSLSLCLLTLLTAVAYGREPGGQDLLQRPVTINVQAVPMKTALKELERLTEVRIVYSPNTVPANRRVSLALTNQRLAVALETLLKPVGLNYQVLSGQVLITTQPPAPQPTPDNGQALNESVAPAERIVTGTVTDEKGERLPGVTVVVKGLQRGATTNVEGQYRVSVPDNVNELVFSYVGYLTKEVTIGNKTAVNVVLQTDEKSLEEVVVVGYGTQKKSEQTAAISSIGGDEIVKAPVTDASNALVGRVPGLFAQQISGRPGINGANITIRGRASTNSAALIIVDGVERQSFGDIDPNEIESISVLKDASSTALFGIKGANGVIIVTTKTGKTGKPRVSYSGNVGRVNFTQVPEFLDAYESAMLHNEGEENLIKYGLVPPSFQKVFTAEDLRIFKEGTGDRLLYPNTNWFKAVTRPYWFRTQHNLNFTGGSKAIKYFVSMGYLFEDGGFKDFDTPSGYKTNPSYTRYNFRSNLDLNLTKTTTLSLRLGGRLEGRYSFVANSGQGDLRQRFESGPEYLLTRMYAIPAWMIPFYPEYTNPKTPEDRRLDNTLNHIEDFGRAGVNTFNPYAVMKRNGYADYRNNAIESVFVLDQKLDFITKGLGFKATFGYDAYIAGVRGQTGAYAAYNVDRATGTLVLARNSFEDPLGGVTSQNYGYIKTNLQLALNYARSFGKHNVSGVAVAQRELRGAEGAQAPFANEGLVLRATYNYASKYFVELNGSYNGSENYPKAERYGLFPAISAGWTVSEESFMKGAKWIDYLKLRGSYGLIGYGNVGGTRFIYLDEYSNGGSDPDASANSIPNRRVRFGTASANVLYPVVWHSRSGNPDVTWEKSIKRNFGVEAAFLRNRLSITADIFDEKRYDILLARNNSALVIYGESLPSSNYGENYNAGYEFETSFKDAKGNFRYGINVQYTHAKNRIVRTDEPINLPENQKNTGQSIGQFRGYKVIGFYQSLEDIANSPQSRVNGAVIPGDFKFADLNEDGIIDDQDRAPIGYADVPQNVFGIEPNFGYKGFTLSALFQGVTKVNSNVFFAGGNYYSAMLNRWTPENAQNATWPAIRPRSTAAPSYSFNDYLMQDASYLKLRNVEISYAVPAAFAKRLNMETLRIYVTGQNLFTWTKFVGLDPENNQNSTVAGSFFAGPNNAIPVSRTFNLGVNIQF; via the coding sequence ATGATGTTTTTCTACCCCACTCGACCGGGCCTGCTGGGCAGGATACTGACGTTGAGTTTGTCCCTGTGTCTACTGACGCTGCTCACGGCCGTTGCGTATGGCCGCGAACCCGGCGGTCAGGATTTGCTGCAACGGCCCGTGACTATAAACGTGCAGGCCGTACCGATGAAAACGGCGCTCAAAGAGCTCGAACGCCTGACCGAAGTCCGAATTGTGTACAGCCCCAATACGGTGCCGGCCAACCGGCGGGTGAGCCTGGCCCTCACCAATCAGCGGTTGGCCGTGGCCCTCGAAACCCTGCTCAAGCCCGTTGGCCTGAACTATCAGGTGCTGAGTGGGCAGGTGCTCATTACAACCCAGCCTCCGGCACCTCAGCCAACCCCCGACAATGGGCAGGCGCTGAACGAGTCGGTGGCCCCCGCCGAACGTATCGTGACGGGTACCGTCACCGACGAGAAAGGCGAACGGCTACCGGGCGTAACGGTAGTGGTGAAAGGTCTGCAACGCGGAGCTACCACCAACGTGGAGGGACAATACCGGGTGAGTGTGCCCGATAACGTGAATGAGCTGGTTTTTAGTTACGTTGGCTACCTGACGAAAGAAGTGACGATCGGCAACAAAACGGCCGTGAACGTGGTGTTGCAAACCGACGAAAAGTCGCTTGAAGAGGTGGTCGTGGTGGGGTACGGTACGCAGAAAAAAAGCGAACAAACGGCCGCCATCAGCAGCATTGGAGGAGATGAAATCGTAAAAGCACCCGTAACCGATGCATCAAACGCACTCGTAGGTCGGGTGCCGGGCCTGTTTGCCCAGCAGATCAGCGGTCGGCCGGGTATCAACGGGGCCAACATCACCATCCGGGGCCGGGCGTCGACCAACTCGGCGGCCCTGATTATTGTGGATGGGGTGGAACGCCAAAGCTTCGGCGACATTGACCCGAACGAGATCGAGTCCATTTCGGTGCTTAAAGATGCGTCGTCTACGGCTCTGTTCGGTATCAAAGGGGCCAACGGGGTTATTATCGTGACCACCAAAACGGGTAAAACCGGTAAGCCACGGGTGTCGTACTCGGGCAACGTGGGCCGCGTCAATTTCACCCAGGTGCCTGAGTTTCTGGATGCCTACGAGAGTGCCATGTTGCACAACGAAGGCGAAGAAAACCTGATTAAATATGGTCTGGTGCCGCCCAGTTTTCAGAAAGTGTTCACGGCCGAAGACCTCCGCATTTTCAAGGAAGGTACCGGCGACCGGCTGCTGTACCCCAACACCAACTGGTTCAAGGCCGTGACGCGGCCGTACTGGTTCCGTACCCAGCATAACCTGAACTTTACCGGGGGCTCCAAAGCCATCAAGTACTTCGTGTCGATGGGCTATCTGTTTGAAGATGGCGGGTTTAAGGATTTCGACACCCCGTCGGGCTACAAAACCAACCCCTCGTACACCCGCTACAACTTCCGCTCCAACCTCGACCTGAACCTGACCAAAACCACTACGTTGAGCCTGCGTTTGGGTGGTCGTCTGGAAGGGCGTTACTCGTTTGTGGCCAACTCCGGTCAGGGCGATTTGCGGCAGCGGTTCGAGAGTGGGCCGGAGTACCTGCTCACCCGGATGTACGCCATCCCGGCCTGGATGATCCCGTTCTACCCCGAATACACCAACCCGAAAACGCCCGAAGATCGGCGGCTCGACAATACCCTGAACCATATCGAAGACTTCGGGCGGGCGGGTGTCAATACCTTCAACCCCTATGCCGTGATGAAGCGGAACGGGTATGCCGACTACCGCAACAATGCCATCGAAAGTGTGTTTGTGCTCGATCAGAAGCTCGATTTCATCACCAAAGGACTTGGTTTCAAAGCCACGTTCGGGTACGATGCCTACATTGCCGGGGTGCGGGGCCAAACGGGTGCCTACGCGGCCTACAACGTCGACCGGGCTACCGGCACGCTGGTATTGGCTCGTAACTCGTTTGAGGATCCGCTCGGTGGGGTAACCTCTCAGAACTACGGTTACATCAAAACCAACCTGCAGCTGGCGCTCAACTACGCCCGGTCGTTTGGCAAGCACAACGTGTCGGGGGTAGCGGTGGCTCAGCGCGAGTTGCGCGGTGCCGAGGGCGCTCAGGCTCCGTTTGCCAACGAAGGACTCGTATTGCGGGCTACCTACAACTACGCCAGCAAGTATTTTGTCGAGCTGAACGGGTCGTACAACGGCTCTGAAAACTATCCCAAGGCGGAGCGGTACGGCTTGTTCCCGGCTATCTCGGCCGGCTGGACCGTGAGCGAAGAGTCGTTTATGAAAGGAGCCAAGTGGATCGACTACCTCAAACTGCGTGGTTCGTACGGCCTTATTGGGTACGGCAACGTGGGTGGAACCCGCTTTATCTATCTCGACGAGTACTCAAACGGCGGCAGCGACCCCGATGCCAGCGCCAACTCTATTCCGAACCGGCGCGTGCGTTTCGGTACGGCGAGTGCCAACGTACTCTACCCGGTGGTGTGGCATAGCCGTTCGGGCAACCCCGATGTGACCTGGGAGAAGTCGATTAAGCGCAACTTCGGGGTCGAAGCGGCCTTTTTGCGCAACCGACTCTCCATCACGGCCGATATTTTCGACGAAAAGCGGTACGACATTCTGCTTGCCCGCAACAACTCGGCCCTGGTGATCTACGGCGAATCGCTGCCGTCGAGCAACTACGGTGAGAACTACAACGCGGGTTACGAGTTCGAAACCAGCTTCAAAGACGCCAAAGGCAATTTCCGGTACGGTATCAACGTGCAGTACACGCACGCCAAAAACCGGATTGTGCGCACCGATGAGCCCATCAATCTGCCCGAAAATCAGAAAAACACGGGCCAGTCGATCGGGCAGTTCCGGGGCTATAAGGTGATCGGGTTTTACCAGAGCCTCGAAGACATTGCCAACAGCCCGCAGAGCCGGGTCAACGGGGCCGTGATTCCGGGCGACTTTAAGTTTGCCGACCTGAACGAAGACGGTATCATCGACGATCAGGACCGGGCCCCCATTGGCTACGCCGATGTACCCCAGAATGTGTTCGGTATCGAGCCCAACTTTGGCTACAAAGGGTTCACGCTTTCGGCCCTGTTTCAGGGGGTGACCAAGGTTAACTCCAACGTGTTTTTTGCGGGGGGTAACTACTACTCGGCCATGTTGAACCGCTGGACGCCCGAAAACGCCCAGAACGCTACCTGGCCCGCTATTCGGCCTCGCTCAACGGCAGCTCCCAGCTATTCGTTCAACGATTATCTGATGCAGGACGCCAGCTACCTCAAACTCCGCAACGTGGAGATAAGCTATGCCGTACCGGCCGCCTTTGCCAAGCGCCTGAACATGGAAACCCTGCGGATTTACGTGACGGGCCAGAACCTGTTTACCTGGACCAAGTTTGTGGGCCTCGACCCCGAAAACAACCAGAACAGCACGGTAGCCGGCTCGTTCTTCGCGGGTCCGAACAACGCCATCCCCGTAAGCCGGACGTTTAACCTCGGTGTAAACATCCAATTCTGA
- a CDS encoding RagB/SusD family nutrient uptake outer membrane protein, translated as MKYLHYTVLICLGLSLGACKEDFLQRDPGVAITQDDVFADPVLATRFADNTYNYLIDDYGRLSVLQNYKGTTGQFTDEAIFAEPNTGHGVLTMNQGKFLDGSSTDVVSVYTRMYQGIRNANVMLANVDKVKWTEAQNGPLIKAQQLFLRAFFYFELIKRFGGVILLDKPLAQTDNFDLPRNTYDETLAFILKDLDAAEAILSTESWGTFYTPATDWGTGNGGRATVGAVKALRARLLLMDASPLNNPTNNTAKWQKAADAAKSIMDMGRYSLHAQYGTILNQAASPEYIMIKVRGPRSGNGSFLGDFIIPPSFGGAQGQLNPTQNHVDLYEMANGKPITDPTSGYKPQDPYTGRDPRFYANIIYNDQTWQNRKVAMWANNATNPVTFGVDYQPASNSYTRTRYYVKKLWPESVRGGTGGASAILNFVFFRYGEVLLNYAESLNEAQGPVADVYAAVNQIRKRAGMPDLPTGLTKDQMRARIHNERAVELAFEEFRWWDILRWKKGVEIIPKTITGMDVERLTATTFKYTVIPMPGTYQRVFEDHMHRYPIPRNEIFKSNGILKQNPGW; from the coding sequence ATGAAATACCTTCATTATACTGTACTGATTTGCCTGGGGCTGAGTTTGGGGGCCTGCAAAGAAGACTTTTTGCAGCGTGACCCCGGTGTGGCCATCACGCAGGACGACGTGTTTGCTGACCCGGTGCTTGCTACCCGCTTTGCCGACAATACCTACAATTACCTGATCGATGACTACGGCCGCCTGAGTGTGTTGCAGAACTACAAAGGCACCACCGGTCAGTTTACGGATGAAGCCATTTTTGCCGAACCCAACACCGGACATGGCGTATTGACCATGAACCAGGGCAAGTTTCTGGATGGCTCCTCTACCGACGTGGTGTCGGTGTACACGCGTATGTATCAGGGCATTCGCAACGCCAACGTGATGCTGGCCAACGTAGACAAGGTGAAGTGGACTGAAGCCCAGAACGGCCCGCTCATTAAGGCGCAGCAATTGTTTCTGCGGGCGTTTTTCTACTTCGAGCTCATCAAGCGGTTCGGGGGGGTGATTCTGCTCGATAAGCCGCTCGCCCAGACCGATAACTTCGATTTGCCCCGCAACACCTACGACGAAACGCTGGCGTTTATCCTGAAAGACCTCGATGCCGCCGAAGCCATTCTGTCGACTGAGAGTTGGGGGACGTTTTACACCCCGGCTACCGACTGGGGCACGGGCAACGGGGGCCGGGCTACCGTGGGAGCCGTGAAGGCACTGCGGGCGCGGTTGTTGCTGATGGATGCCAGCCCGCTCAACAACCCGACCAACAATACCGCCAAGTGGCAGAAAGCCGCCGATGCCGCCAAGTCGATTATGGACATGGGCCGGTATTCGTTGCACGCCCAATACGGCACCATTCTGAACCAGGCAGCGTCGCCTGAGTACATCATGATCAAGGTGCGGGGGCCGCGTTCGGGCAATGGTAGCTTCCTCGGCGACTTTATCATTCCGCCATCGTTTGGGGGTGCGCAGGGGCAGCTTAACCCGACCCAGAACCACGTAGACCTGTACGAAATGGCCAACGGTAAGCCGATCACCGACCCTACGTCGGGCTACAAGCCGCAGGACCCCTACACCGGCCGTGACCCGCGTTTCTATGCCAACATCATCTACAACGATCAGACCTGGCAGAACCGGAAAGTGGCTATGTGGGCCAATAACGCGACCAATCCGGTTACGTTTGGGGTCGATTATCAGCCTGCTTCCAATAGCTATACCCGTACCCGCTACTACGTCAAGAAGCTGTGGCCGGAGTCGGTGCGGGGTGGTACCGGGGGCGCATCGGCGATTCTGAACTTCGTGTTTTTCCGGTACGGCGAAGTGCTGCTGAACTATGCCGAGTCTCTCAATGAAGCCCAGGGGCCGGTGGCCGATGTATACGCGGCCGTGAACCAGATTCGGAAGCGAGCCGGTATGCCCGACCTCCCGACGGGCCTCACCAAGGATCAAATGCGGGCCCGGATTCATAACGAGCGGGCTGTGGAACTGGCCTTCGAAGAGTTTCGGTGGTGGGACATTCTGCGCTGGAAAAAAGGCGTCGAGATCATCCCCAAAACCATCACCGGTATGGACGTAGAGCGCCTGACGGCCACGACCTTCAAATACACCGTGATTCCGATGCCGGGAACCTACCAGCGGGTGTTTGAAGACCACATGCACCGGTACCCGATTCCCCGCAACGAGATTTTCAAGAGCAACGGCATTCTGAAACAAAATCCGGGCTGGTAA
- a CDS encoding FecR family protein yields the protein MSVDDFIHLLRRYGQQECSPDEVDLIDRWYDRLRAELEPRLTPDERFALQQYLWQRIERRMQIAEPVGELEPALAFSDGPEPILHPSTVKAWRRPRLSRWAVAAAVVVVGMGAALSYYLNNRDLTVREALPALTELVVPKADGTDEWRNTTRKSQQIKLDDGSTVQLEPGSQLHFAAPETGTKREVWLTGRAFFCVKRDEKRPFLVYTGAVVTRVLGTSFWVNAPANASAVDVSVRTGRVWVSRSTGGAVPETGSITGGHGVVLTPNQQVTFYTDKSQWDTGLVARPQPLKVDGAAPAEVRFGFEESPLPDVLKAFADQYGIEITAGDNLLENCRFTGDISGQPFFTQLELVCRAINASYEVVGTRIQISGPGCNPY from the coding sequence ATGTCTGTAGACGATTTTATCCATTTGCTCCGCCGATATGGCCAGCAGGAGTGCTCTCCCGACGAGGTCGACCTGATCGATCGGTGGTACGACCGGCTCCGGGCAGAACTTGAGCCTCGCCTAACCCCCGATGAGCGATTTGCCCTTCAGCAATACCTCTGGCAGCGTATCGAACGGCGTATGCAAATCGCCGAACCTGTTGGCGAGTTGGAGCCGGCTCTGGCCTTCTCCGATGGTCCCGAACCGATCCTGCACCCATCCACTGTAAAGGCCTGGCGTCGGCCTCGATTGAGCCGCTGGGCCGTAGCCGCTGCGGTAGTGGTGGTCGGGATGGGGGCTGCCCTGTCGTATTACCTCAATAACCGTGACCTGACCGTGCGGGAAGCCTTACCCGCGCTGACCGAACTGGTTGTGCCCAAAGCCGACGGTACCGACGAATGGCGCAATACAACCCGGAAAAGCCAGCAAATCAAGCTCGACGACGGCAGCACCGTACAGCTCGAACCCGGTAGCCAACTGCATTTTGCGGCCCCCGAAACGGGTACCAAACGCGAGGTATGGCTCACCGGCCGGGCATTCTTCTGCGTGAAGCGCGACGAAAAGCGCCCGTTTCTGGTCTACACCGGTGCCGTTGTGACGCGGGTGTTGGGTACCAGTTTCTGGGTGAATGCCCCCGCCAATGCGTCGGCGGTCGATGTGTCGGTTCGCACGGGGCGGGTGTGGGTGTCGCGGTCGACGGGTGGGGCGGTGCCCGAAACCGGATCGATCACCGGTGGGCATGGGGTAGTACTGACGCCCAACCAGCAGGTTACGTTTTACACCGACAAAAGCCAGTGGGATACCGGTCTGGTGGCCCGGCCGCAACCCCTCAAGGTGGACGGGGCGGCCCCGGCCGAGGTTCGGTTTGGGTTTGAAGAAAGCCCGCTGCCCGATGTGCTCAAAGCTTTTGCGGACCAATATGGTATCGAGATCACGGCGGGCGATAATCTGCTCGAAAACTGCCGGTTTACCGGCGACATCAGCGGTCAGCCCTTCTTTACTCAGCTCGAACTCGTGTGCCGGGCCATCAATGCCAGCTACGAGGTGGTGGGTACCCGAATTCAGATCAGCGGCCCCGGCTGTAATCCGTACTGA
- a CDS encoding RNA polymerase sigma-70 factor, with protein MSTRKPASMYSQWDSGQLLAALTNHDRLALAELYERYWYGLYRVAFQKTNSHEVAEELVQDLFVDLWQGRATLAVQQVEAYLFTALRYAVIDHIRRQVQRERFQFHQQQQMGQADTATEELLNYQDLIALIEEELQKMPEKTGQIFRLSRYEDQSIPVIAQSLDLSEKAVEYHLNKALKALRQNLTVLHYPLPLLGCLLGELP; from the coding sequence ATGTCGACACGCAAGCCTGCCTCCATGTATAGCCAATGGGACAGTGGCCAGTTGCTGGCTGCCCTCACCAACCACGACAGGCTGGCGTTGGCCGAACTCTACGAGCGATACTGGTACGGCCTGTACCGGGTGGCATTTCAGAAAACCAACTCCCACGAGGTAGCCGAAGAACTGGTGCAGGATCTCTTCGTCGATCTGTGGCAGGGGCGGGCTACCCTTGCCGTACAGCAGGTGGAAGCTTACCTGTTTACGGCTCTGCGCTATGCCGTTATCGACCATATTCGGCGGCAGGTGCAGCGCGAGCGGTTTCAGTTTCACCAGCAACAGCAGATGGGGCAGGCCGATACCGCCACCGAGGAGCTTCTGAATTATCAGGATCTGATTGCGCTGATTGAAGAGGAGTTACAGAAGATGCCCGAGAAAACAGGGCAGATTTTCCGGCTTAGCCGCTATGAAGATCAGTCGATTCCGGTAATTGCCCAGTCGCTCGACCTGTCGGAGAAAGCCGTGGAGTACCATCTCAATAAAGCCCTCAAAGCCCTGCGTCAAAACCTGACCGTGCTGCATTACCCGCTGCCCCTGCTCGGCTGTCTGCTCGGAGAGCTACCGTAG
- a CDS encoding SusC/RagA family TonB-linked outer membrane protein yields the protein MKTFINPLLGLLLLSSTGVLAQTKATLSGSFSGVVTSSDGKPLSGAVVAVQEVRTQTVTDAEGRFAINASLGDVLVIQKKGYLAQTKAVGDGTAFRVELPTALTEAGDDDIVPIPFGTRKKREVNMAIGTFSTRNLPQIPVATANATLAGRLAGLYVQQSGSAPGADGANFFGRGASTFGPNSLRALVDGVLRPFNDIDINEVESITVLKDAASLAWYGLRYGNGVVLVTTRKGSATRSNLQFDVQGGIQVPEKMIRPLNSYDFGRLYNEALVNDGSQPIYDEATLNAYKTGSDLFRFPDNNYAESFLNKQSATQRYVLSADGGSNGVRYFALLSYFNQDGLFKNAKTDDFNANMGFNRFNFRGNVDFDVNKNLTVGLNVAGRSENQRQPGSQEAGTLLNLLYNTPPNAFPIQNRDGSYGGSAQFQNNPLGILRDRGFTSFVTRVLMATIDVREKLDFWVPGLSANINFNYDIQGTYSSGLNRDYQVIDATGANPVIFRNQTPLSYRSAAFGGTAQRNEAWAGFDYDRRFGQHSVKASLKAQRNVSYTPSQLDFRGQGLSSRLDYSFKDRYYFGFVGGYSGSENFPPDKRYGFFPAVSAGWVVSDESFLKPNKLLSYLKLRASYGQAGSSDIGGSRFPFEQFFARNTGGGGYTFGTGFSATTSANEVSIANPNITWETLTTLNAGVDFHLFNHALTGSVDYFVNNRRGILTPSAIPSVLGKTLVVNEGEVESKGVDLTLNYDKQLGRLSLSLYGNATITDDRVLAENGQAGLPGYQSTVGRIVGSRFVFVSDGIFQSQAEIDASPRQVLSGRVVPGDIKYKDIGGVNGTPDGIVDNLDRVRIDERDRPKSYFGFGTVARYGIFDMLVHFQGVAGRTIDIQGIVNSGPFNFNQESLNRWTPETAGTALYPRLGISDRANNTSASDFWLVPGDYVRLKNVELGATLPKGLLSRYRMKNARVYIGGFNLLSFDKLNLDIDPELPGAGRGSAYPYVKTFYAGIRTSF from the coding sequence ATGAAAACATTTATAAATCCGCTTCTGGGTCTGTTGTTGCTTAGCAGCACCGGCGTATTGGCCCAAACCAAAGCAACCCTGTCGGGCAGCTTTTCGGGCGTGGTCACCAGCTCCGATGGCAAGCCGCTGTCGGGGGCCGTGGTGGCCGTGCAGGAAGTGCGCACCCAAACGGTTACCGATGCCGAAGGGCGCTTCGCAATCAACGCGTCTCTGGGTGATGTGCTCGTTATTCAGAAAAAAGGGTATCTGGCACAGACCAAAGCCGTGGGCGACGGCACCGCTTTTCGGGTTGAACTGCCCACCGCACTCACCGAAGCTGGCGACGACGATATTGTTCCGATTCCGTTCGGCACCCGCAAAAAGCGCGAGGTCAACATGGCCATTGGCACGTTTAGCACCCGCAACCTGCCGCAGATTCCGGTAGCTACCGCCAATGCCACATTGGCCGGTCGGTTGGCGGGCCTGTACGTGCAGCAGTCCGGCTCGGCACCCGGCGCCGACGGGGCCAACTTCTTCGGGCGGGGAGCCTCTACCTTTGGCCCCAACTCGCTGAGGGCGCTGGTGGATGGGGTACTCCGGCCGTTCAACGACATCGACATCAACGAGGTCGAGAGCATTACGGTGCTCAAAGATGCGGCTTCGCTGGCGTGGTATGGTCTGCGGTACGGCAACGGCGTGGTGCTCGTAACCACCCGCAAGGGCAGCGCCACCCGCTCCAACCTTCAGTTTGATGTGCAGGGCGGGATTCAGGTTCCCGAAAAAATGATTCGGCCGCTCAACTCCTACGATTTCGGGCGGCTCTACAACGAAGCCCTCGTGAACGACGGGAGCCAGCCGATTTACGACGAAGCCACGCTGAACGCGTACAAGACCGGCTCTGACCTGTTTCGGTTTCCCGACAACAACTATGCTGAGTCGTTTCTGAACAAGCAGTCGGCCACGCAGCGGTACGTGCTCTCGGCCGATGGGGGTAGCAACGGGGTGCGGTATTTTGCCCTGCTGAGCTATTTCAACCAGGACGGGCTGTTCAAAAACGCCAAAACCGACGATTTCAACGCCAACATGGGGTTCAACCGGTTCAACTTCCGGGGTAATGTTGATTTCGACGTGAACAAGAACCTCACCGTGGGGCTCAACGTGGCGGGGCGGTCCGAAAACCAGCGGCAGCCCGGTAGCCAGGAAGCCGGTACGTTGCTGAACTTGCTCTACAACACGCCACCCAACGCGTTTCCGATTCAGAACCGTGATGGGTCGTACGGGGGCAGTGCCCAGTTTCAGAACAACCCGCTCGGGATTCTGCGCGACCGGGGCTTTACCAGTTTTGTGACGCGGGTACTGATGGCGACCATCGACGTGCGCGAGAAACTCGATTTCTGGGTGCCGGGCCTGTCGGCGAATATCAATTTCAACTACGACATCCAGGGCACGTACTCGTCGGGTCTGAACCGCGACTATCAGGTGATCGACGCAACGGGCGCTAACCCGGTTATTTTCCGCAACCAGACCCCTCTCAGCTACCGTTCGGCCGCGTTTGGGGGCACCGCTCAGCGCAACGAAGCCTGGGCCGGTTTCGACTACGACCGTCGGTTCGGGCAGCACTCGGTAAAAGCCTCGCTAAAGGCACAGCGCAACGTGAGCTACACGCCTTCGCAGCTCGATTTCCGGGGGCAGGGCCTGTCGTCGCGGCTCGATTACTCGTTTAAAGACCGCTACTATTTCGGGTTTGTGGGTGGCTACTCCGGCTCCGAAAACTTCCCGCCCGACAAGCGGTACGGGTTCTTCCCGGCTGTTTCGGCGGGCTGGGTCGTGTCCGACGAGTCGTTCCTGAAACCCAACAAGCTGCTGAGTTACCTCAAACTGCGCGCATCGTACGGGCAGGCAGGGAGCAGCGATATTGGCGGCAGCCGGTTCCCGTTCGAGCAGTTCTTTGCCCGTAACACAGGCGGGGGCGGCTACACCTTCGGAACGGGTTTCTCGGCGACCACATCGGCCAACGAGGTGTCGATTGCCAACCCCAACATTACCTGGGAAACCCTCACGACGCTCAATGCTGGCGTGGATTTTCACTTGTTCAACCACGCGCTTACGGGTTCGGTCGATTATTTTGTCAACAACCGCCGGGGTATCCTGACCCCCTCGGCTATTCCGAGCGTGCTGGGTAAAACGCTGGTTGTGAATGAAGGCGAAGTGGAAAGCAAAGGCGTTGACCTGACTCTGAACTACGATAAGCAGCTGGGTCGGCTGTCGCTGTCGCTGTACGGCAACGCCACCATCACCGACGACCGCGTACTGGCCGAAAACGGGCAGGCGGGTTTGCCCGGCTACCAGAGTACGGTGGGCCGGATTGTGGGCAGCCGGTTTGTGTTCGTGTCCGACGGAATCTTCCAGAGCCAGGCCGAAATCGACGCCAGCCCCCGGCAGGTACTGTCGGGTCGGGTGGTGCCAGGCGACATCAAGTATAAGGACATTGGTGGTGTAAACGGCACACCCGACGGCATCGTGGACAACCTCGACCGGGTTCGGATCGACGAGCGTGACCGGCCGAAGTCGTACTTTGGTTTCGGGACGGTGGCCCGCTACGGCATTTTCGATATGCTGGTGCATTTTCAGGGGGTAGCCGGTCGCACCATTGATATTCAGGGTATTGTCAATTCCGGGCCGTTTAACTTCAATCAGGAGAGCCTCAACCGCTGGACGCCCGAAACGGCCGGTACGGCTCTGTACCCACGTTTGGGGATTTCGGACCGGGCCAACAACACCTCGGCCTCGGATTTCTGGCTGGTACCGGGCGATTATGTGCGGCTCAAGAATGTAGAGCTGGGGGCCACGCTGCCCAAGGGCCTGCTGTCGCGCTATCGCATGAAAAATGCGCGGGTGTACATCGGGGGCTTCAACCTGCTTTCGTTCGATAAGCTCAACCTCGACATCGACCCCGAGTTACCGGGTGCAGGGCGGGGGAGTGCCTACCCGTACGTAAAAACGTTTTATGCCGGTATCCGAACGTCGTTTTAA
- a CDS encoding cupin domain-containing protein codes for MPIFCMREGLLGLALFLFSSLLAGAQPIPSGRYGWNEAPVTRKPYTEQRTLLEGRTTDFRHLKIHATTLAPKQAPHPAHQHNDEELIIVKQGELTVTVMGSTTTLGPGSIALIMPGDEHGFANRGDVPATYYVMRYQSEAPADAERGRRAGGSFSIDWKEVAFQPHDKGGIRRMFDRATAMSKRFEMHVTTLRPGLWSHPPHTHRAAEIILMFDNSAQESIDGTLYPVSVGDLLFLEANVPHAIQNTGGKACTYFAFQFE; via the coding sequence ATGCCTATATTCTGTATGCGAGAGGGCCTGCTGGGGCTCGCTCTGTTCCTATTTTCCTCCTTGCTGGCGGGAGCACAGCCCATACCGTCGGGGCGTTACGGCTGGAACGAAGCCCCCGTAACCCGCAAGCCCTACACAGAGCAGCGGACATTACTCGAAGGACGCACCACTGACTTCAGACACCTGAAAATTCATGCTACCACACTCGCCCCGAAGCAGGCTCCGCACCCGGCTCACCAACACAACGACGAAGAGCTGATTATTGTAAAACAGGGTGAGCTGACCGTCACGGTCATGGGGAGTACCACCACACTCGGCCCCGGCAGTATCGCCCTGATTATGCCCGGCGACGAGCACGGTTTTGCTAACCGGGGCGACGTGCCGGCCACGTATTACGTGATGCGGTACCAATCAGAAGCCCCGGCTGATGCCGAACGGGGCCGCCGGGCCGGTGGGTCGTTTAGTATCGACTGGAAAGAGGTGGCGTTTCAGCCGCACGACAAAGGGGGCATCCGCCGGATGTTCGACCGGGCCACGGCTATGAGCAAACGATTCGAAATGCACGTAACCACGCTGCGGCCGGGCCTTTGGAGCCACCCACCCCATACGCACCGGGCTGCCGAAATTATTCTGATGTTTGACAACTCAGCGCAGGAAAGCATCGACGGTACCTTGTACCCCGTTTCGGTGGGCGACCTGCTGTTTTTGGAGGCCAATGTGCCCCACGCCATTCAAAATACAGGGGGCAAGGCGTGTACGTACTTCGCCTTTCAGTTTGAGTAG